From the genome of Brassica oleracea var. oleracea cultivar TO1000 chromosome C4, BOL, whole genome shotgun sequence:
GAGTTCTTCGCAGGAAGGAGAGAAGAGATGCTTTGATCTTTTTGCGGCGCTGCTTCACGCTTACGGGGACGATGAAACAAGAGCGAGACGACGACAAGACGAGCAAGCGAGAAACATGCTCATGATCCACACTATCACTAGTGCTGCCACCAACACTTTCTTGCGAGGCAAGCGAAAGATTGATGATGAGTGCAAGAATCAAGAAAACACTGCTTCTACTTCGAGTTCGTCCCACGTCGTTGAGTCAAAGAGGCGTCGTGTGGTGGAGTCCAATGACGAACCCATCAGAGCACAACCGATTAGAGAAATCAAACCTCCGGTTAAGGAAAGAAAGAGACCGGTTAAGCAAAAGGAACCGGTCAGAAGAGAGCCTGGGGTGACGCCCGGATGGTTGGTTGAGCTGATGAGGAGAAAAAACGGCGTGGATGCGAAGCTGGTGATAGAGAAGGTGATTACAAAGACCGATCTCAAGCCAGACCAAGGACGTCTCTTGATCCCCTTTAAACAAATAACAGAGAACGACTTCTTGAACGAGAGAGAGTTGAGCATCGTGGAGGAGCATCACAGAGCAGATCGTGATGAAGGACTCAAAGGAGTTGATGTGATCTTGTTGAATAGTAATGATGCTGAGCGGCAATGGAACGCTAATCTGAGGATATGGGAGATGAGGAGCAGTTTCAACTACGCCTTGTGTTCTGGTTGGAACCAGTTCGTCAAGGAAAACGACCTAGAGGTTAACCAGACTCGTCGCCTATGGTCCTTCCACTCTCGAGATGGGAAGCTCTTTCTTGTTTTCGATCCTCTCACTCCAGCTCAACCACAATCTCAAGATGAGGGTATGGCTCTAGCTTTGGTTCCATTTAACCCTGAAGCTTCATCTTCATCCATGGCTCTGGTTGTAACTTGTGAGGAGGATCCTTTTGTGTGTGAAGAGAGAAACAGGAGACTTTTACCTAAAATTCCAAGGAGCAGCAGATCTCCTCGTGTTTGTGTTTCGCCTCCAACAAGTGACTCCAGTAACCTCTACCTCGACGAGGGTTTGGATCTAAACAGAACACCACCTCCAGAGATGGATCCTGATCTCGAGGCTGTACAAGAGATGCATATTAGGTGGACATCACAGGAAGCCATCACAGAGACCTCACTAGTATCCTTCACAGAGACGACCACGGTGGACCTAGAGCTCAGGTTGTAGCTAGAGATTCCCGGGGGAAACAGCTCTGCTACGTGACTTGGTCTTTGTTTATTCCGAACACTAGCTCTCTCTCTATTGCCGTGTCATGCAAGTATATTTTTTAGGCATTCAAATGAATTTTTTGGTTATTCTTTTTTCCTTATTGTTGAGTGTTGTAACTACCTTGATCGTATGAATGGATGATAAACAATGTTTATTTTTGGTGATTTGCATTTCAATATGGTTTGACTATGTGGATGAGTAAATGTTTTAACCAGGGATAAACCAATTATTTACACAAAGGAAAGATAATCAAAGCAAATTCAATGCAGCACAGAAACAACAAATAAACAGACTTCAGATGTCATTAAACAGATGAGAGAAATGTGATGTCATAGTATTCAGAAAAGCAGATGTAGCTTCTGCGCAATTAGTAGCAGAGATTGAGGCCATGAACCAAGGGAAGAAGCCAAGCCTTGTGCTTAAGAATTGACCCAAGAGCGTCCTTCTTCTCCATCCTTTTCGCCTTTCCAAATTTCCAGAAAGACATTTACAAAGCTGAAGATAAAAGTATGGAATGGACTAAGGAAAATAAATAAATGTCTGATGTTGTATATATATTATATCTACTTTTATCTCTTTATAACAGACGGCAACAAAGTCAAACAAAGAACACGTTCTAGCTTGATTATATCCGTCTTCTTCTCCAAAACAAGCTTGCAGTGCTTCTAAGAAAATCGGAGAGATTCAAAACAGAGGAGGAGCCAGATCCAACAATCAACTCTAAAATCCCCATTGGTTATGATCCGAAAGAGTTTCCAAACTTCAGATCACCAAAGAGAATTTGATTTTCAATGACTAGGAAACCTCTAAAAGCTAAAGGAGGAAGAGACAACCAGCTGAGCATTCTGCAAACAACATCATTGTCATCATCTTGCCTGCTGCTGTCGAACAGCTTTTGATGTTCCTCGCGAGTTACTGGAGTGTTCTTGATCTAATAGCTTCTGTTTCAGTCGGTTTAGTCTACCAAGATCTGGACACCACATTCAATAATTTCGAGGTTCTGAGACGTGGCGCTGAATTCAAACGATATCTCGTTGTCCTGTTGAAGCCACCCGTCTTTGTCAAGCAAGTCGAAGGAAGATATAAGCATATGCTCTGTTTCTATTCTTTTGACACCCTCGGGTATGAGCTTCTCAGCGTAGCAATCGTTTATGCCTATGCGACACAATAACTCGGGAAAATCTTTTTCCATCTTCTCCTTAAGGGAAATTACGACACAAATCCTAAATCTTTTGAAATCTGAACGAATGATCAGGGAGTTTCCTATAGCTCGGTGATCAAACTCCACAGGTATTTTGCTTCCAGGTAGGCATGCATGCAATGCAATCGTCGTAATTACTCTGCTTGCTTCTCTGCCTAATTTGAAGCAGTTGGGGAAACAGAGAATCTCAATTTTAGAGTCAAAAGAGAAGGATACCGTCTCCAGCAATACAGAAGAGGCTACCGTTAGACTTGTGAGCGAGCCAGGGAGCTCTGGCAGCGATGCAAGTTTTCGCAAGTTTCGTAACTGAAGCACTTTTAACCCATGAAGGTATTTGATGAACTCTGGAATTTTCTCAAGAGTTGGCACCCAGCTATATATACAGAGACGCCTAAGGCGAGACCAATGCCTAAATGAGTCAGAGGCACTTCTTCCAACATTGTTTCCATGACTAGGAGTGTAGTGATGTTGG
Proteins encoded in this window:
- the LOC106341863 gene encoding B3 domain-containing protein At2g31720-like yields the protein MVTHDDDDVNKRGESSSQEGEKRCFDLFAALLHAYGDDETRARRRQDEQARNMLMIHTITSAATNTFLRGKRKIDDECKNQENTASTSSSSHVVESKRRRVVESNDEPIRAQPIREIKPPVKERKRPVKQKEPVRREPGVTPGWLVELMRRKNGVDAKLVIEKVITKTDLKPDQGRLLIPFKQITENDFLNERELSIVEEHHRADRDEGLKGVDVILLNSNDAERQWNANLRIWEMRSSFNYALCSGWNQFVKENDLEVNQTRRLWSFHSRDGKLFLVFDPLTPAQPQSQDEGMALALVPFNPEASSSSMALVVTCEEDPFVCEERNRRLLPKIPRSSRSPRVCVSPPTSDSSNLYLDEGLDLNRTPPPEMDPDLEAVQEMHIRWTSQEAITETSLVSFTETTTVDLELRL